One stretch of Nitratiruptor tergarcus DSM 16512 DNA includes these proteins:
- the amrS gene encoding AmmeMemoRadiSam system radical SAM enzyme, which translates to MSAKAWLSKKLPSGKIMCEACAHACKLDEGEYGICGVRKVENGELKLLVYGKAAAMNVDPVEKKPMYHFLPGSQVFSFGTVGCNLSCSFCQNFEISQFPQEHEHKIFGKDLPPKLAVDLALQYGCKAIAYTYNEPIVWFEYTYDTAKLAKEAGLKNIYVTSGYETHKALDKLADVIDGMNIDLKAFIDEFYKELCGARLKPVLEAIKYAYKKGFWIEITTLFIPGKNDSEEEMRQIANFIASIDTAIPWHVSGFYPTYKMLDTNPTPPDTLLKAYKIGKDEGLKFVYVGNFNAPEFTATYCPACGYKVIERAGYLGEKVVNHLQDGRCPKCHTFIPGVWK; encoded by the coding sequence ATGAGCGCAAAAGCGTGGCTGAGTAAAAAACTACCCAGTGGTAAAATCATGTGTGAAGCGTGTGCTCATGCATGCAAGCTCGATGAGGGTGAATATGGAATATGCGGTGTACGAAAGGTTGAAAACGGGGAGTTAAAACTGCTCGTTTATGGAAAAGCAGCAGCGATGAATGTTGATCCTGTAGAAAAGAAGCCCATGTACCACTTCTTACCTGGCTCTCAAGTCTTTAGCTTTGGAACAGTTGGGTGTAATCTTAGCTGCAGCTTTTGTCAAAATTTTGAGATCAGCCAATTTCCGCAAGAGCATGAGCATAAAATTTTTGGAAAAGATCTACCTCCAAAACTGGCAGTAGACCTAGCCTTGCAGTATGGGTGTAAAGCGATCGCTTATACCTACAACGAGCCGATTGTCTGGTTTGAATACACCTACGATACAGCAAAACTAGCTAAAGAAGCGGGGCTTAAAAATATCTATGTCACTAGTGGATACGAAACCCACAAAGCATTGGATAAACTAGCCGATGTGATCGATGGGATGAATATTGATCTCAAAGCATTTATAGATGAGTTTTATAAAGAGCTGTGCGGTGCAAGACTCAAACCGGTTTTGGAAGCTATCAAATACGCTTACAAAAAAGGATTTTGGATCGAAATTACTACCCTTTTTATCCCCGGCAAAAATGACAGCGAAGAGGAGATGCGCCAAATTGCTAATTTCATCGCTTCCATCGATACAGCCATTCCTTGGCATGTGAGCGGCTTTTATCCAACTTATAAGATGCTTGATACAAATCCAACTCCTCCAGATACCCTACTCAAAGCCTATAAGATAGGAAAAGATGAAGGGCTCAAATTTGTCTATGTAGGTAACTTCAATGCCCCTGAGTTTACCGCCACATACTGTCCAGCATGTGGCTATAAAGTGATTGAGCGCGCCGGATATCTTGGTGAAAAAGTGGTAAACCATCTGCAAGATGGTAGATGCCCCAAATGTCATACATTCATCCCAGGAGTTTGGAAATAG
- the amrS gene encoding AmmeMemoRadiSam system radical SAM enzyme has translation MVADAWLSKELKNGKVLCQACAHACKLEPGEFGKCGVRVNENGKLKSTVYGLAAAAHIDPIEKKPMFHFLPGSTIFSIGTVGCNFCCQFCQNWEISQYPQTNGYKVFGQEMMPETIVKLAKEYGCKSVAYTYNEPIVYFEYTYDTAKLAHEAGLKNVYVTSGFETRKAIDELSPFLDGMNIDIKFFKDESYQKISCARLKPVLQAIEYAHSKGIWIETTTLIIPGINDSDEELRDIARFQANLSKDMPWHISRFHPDYRMLDRPVTPYETLKRAYEIGKAEGLKYIYIGNYPDADRESTYCPKCGFKVIERAGYLGEQVKNHLIDGKCPKCGKVIAGVWQ, from the coding sequence ATGGTAGCAGATGCATGGCTCTCCAAAGAGCTTAAAAATGGTAAAGTTTTGTGCCAAGCGTGTGCCCATGCTTGTAAATTAGAGCCCGGAGAGTTTGGCAAATGTGGCGTACGTGTCAATGAAAATGGAAAACTCAAATCTACTGTATATGGATTAGCAGCTGCAGCCCATATCGATCCAATCGAAAAAAAGCCGATGTTTCACTTTTTGCCAGGTTCTACTATCTTTAGCATCGGAACGGTTGGGTGCAACTTTTGCTGCCAGTTTTGCCAAAACTGGGAGATTAGTCAATATCCTCAAACCAACGGCTACAAAGTTTTTGGTCAAGAAATGATGCCGGAGACTATCGTAAAGCTTGCCAAAGAGTATGGATGTAAATCTGTGGCTTATACCTATAATGAGCCAATTGTATATTTTGAATATACTTACGATACAGCCAAACTAGCCCATGAAGCAGGACTCAAAAATGTCTACGTAACAAGTGGCTTTGAGACAAGAAAAGCGATAGATGAACTTTCACCCTTTTTGGATGGAATGAATATCGATATCAAGTTTTTCAAAGATGAAAGCTATCAAAAAATCAGCTGTGCACGTCTTAAACCAGTACTACAAGCTATAGAATATGCTCACTCAAAAGGTATCTGGATTGAGACAACTACACTTATCATCCCTGGTATCAACGATAGTGATGAGGAGTTGAGAGATATCGCTAGATTCCAAGCAAATTTGAGCAAAGATATGCCATGGCATATAAGTCGTTTTCATCCAGATTACAGAATGCTCGATCGCCCTGTCACTCCTTATGAAACGCTTAAAAGAGCATACGAAATTGGAAAAGCTGAAGGTCTGAAGTATATCTATATCGGTAATTATCCCGATGCTGATAGAGAATCAACATACTGCCCAAAATGTGGATTTAAAGTAATTGAGCGGGCTGGATATCTTGGCGAGCAGGTAAAAAATCATCTCATAGATGGCAAATGTCCAAAATGTGGTAAAGTCATAGCAGGAGTGTGGCAATGA
- a CDS encoding flavin reductase family protein, which yields MIIDFSPLELKYRYKIMSRSIIPRPIAWIVTEGKTLNIAPFSYFMALSSNPPTLIVSIGHKKDGTQKDTLKNILQTKKCTICSVTPDQITQMHASSESLPEEVSEAEAFGIATKRIVEDFPPIITDSPSAFFCELNQVVDLSGSKTIPLIVEIKKYYIADNYFDPNYNFELDLVARVGREYRLCNKKIEP from the coding sequence ATGATAATCGACTTTTCACCATTAGAGCTCAAATATCGATATAAAATCATGAGTCGCTCCATAATTCCTCGCCCAATTGCATGGATAGTAACTGAAGGCAAAACACTCAATATCGCTCCATTTAGTTATTTTATGGCACTATCTTCTAACCCTCCTACTCTTATCGTCTCAATAGGACACAAAAAAGATGGAACACAAAAGGATACCCTCAAAAATATTTTACAAACCAAAAAATGTACTATCTGCTCAGTAACTCCAGATCAAATTACACAAATGCACGCCTCAAGTGAGAGCCTCCCAGAAGAGGTGAGCGAAGCAGAAGCTTTTGGTATTGCAACAAAAAGAATAGTAGAAGATTTTCCTCCTATCATAACTGATAGCCCAAGCGCTTTTTTTTGTGAACTCAATCAAGTAGTAGACCTGAGTGGAAGCAAAACCATTCCTTTGATAGTAGAGATCAAGAAATACTATATTGCTGATAACTATTTTGATCCAAACTACAACTTTGAACTTGATCTCGTTGCACGAGTTGGTCGAGAATATCGTTTGTGCAACAAAAAAATTGAGCCTTAA
- the ppk2 gene encoding polyphosphate kinase 2 — translation MDKKEYKKELYYLQIELVKFQREVIENDLKVCTIFEGRDAAGKDGTIKRFVEHLSPRETRVVALGKPSDIDKKSWYFQRYVPHLPHGGEMVFFNRSWYNRAGVEKVMGFCTKEEYERFMQEVPNFEHLLVHDGMIFTKYYLDITKEEQKRRLEERKKDPLKQWKLSPIDMQAQKLWKEYSLARDEIFARTHFAFAPWYVVKADDKKVARINCIKHFLSKVNYKKKDEKLLVYDPNIVCEFDKACYEKGLIAP, via the coding sequence ATGGACAAAAAAGAGTACAAAAAAGAGCTCTACTATCTTCAAATAGAACTGGTAAAATTCCAACGAGAAGTTATAGAAAATGACTTGAAAGTCTGCACAATCTTTGAAGGAAGGGATGCTGCTGGAAAAGATGGAACTATTAAACGTTTTGTTGAGCACCTCAGTCCCAGAGAAACCCGTGTAGTAGCTCTTGGAAAACCTAGTGATATTGATAAAAAGAGCTGGTATTTTCAGCGCTATGTCCCTCATCTTCCTCATGGTGGTGAGATGGTCTTTTTCAATCGTAGCTGGTACAATAGAGCCGGCGTAGAAAAGGTAATGGGATTTTGTACAAAAGAGGAGTATGAGCGCTTTATGCAAGAGGTTCCAAACTTCGAGCATCTTCTTGTGCACGATGGGATGATATTTACCAAGTACTATCTTGATATCACCAAAGAGGAGCAAAAGAGGCGTCTTGAGGAGCGTAAAAAAGATCCCCTCAAGCAGTGGAAGCTCAGCCCCATTGATATGCAGGCACAAAAGCTTTGGAAAGAGTATTCCCTTGCCCGCGATGAGATATTTGCACGTACACACTTTGCCTTTGCTCCATGGTATGTCGTCAAAGCAGATGATAAAAAAGTAGCACGTATCAATTGTATAAAACATTTCCTCTCTAAAGTAAATTATAAGAAAAAAGATGAGAAACTATTGGTATACGATCCTAATATTGTATGTGAATTTGATAAAGCCTGCTATGAAAAAGGACTTATAGCACCATAA
- a CDS encoding DUF3187 family protein gives MKKFLVFLFTLPLFAFEPLFTTIEHPLRLAFYAPFATDTSHTKMVTLGWYEANNYESEDIYLLDFEIATLQGVVRVPLSNNSSLRIIGGIHRVYGGFMDGALDWFHDATGLLNGAVHNLYGENEVHYHIGSQFRKDNSFTSLSNLQIEYKHSLAFHPFGAKSAIFGGWKIPLAKKKDGFGSAKADYMVGLALQKNNWLWNISCMRLGKIHLFEYGTSRKWLVSGYVGYAYKNWLFEWRTISSAFKSRHISLDSWSNVVNVAYSLNKHTKIFFTENLAPFYGSADFTIGATYRF, from the coding sequence ATGAAAAAATTTTTGGTATTTCTCTTTACACTTCCGCTTTTCGCATTTGAGCCTCTCTTTACCACCATAGAGCATCCTTTGCGCCTTGCTTTTTACGCTCCATTTGCTACAGATACTTCTCATACTAAAATGGTAACGCTTGGTTGGTATGAAGCAAACAACTATGAAAGTGAAGATATCTATCTCCTCGATTTTGAGATAGCAACACTCCAAGGAGTAGTGAGAGTTCCTCTAAGCAATAACTCCTCCTTACGCATTATAGGAGGAATACACCGTGTTTATGGTGGATTTATGGATGGAGCACTCGATTGGTTTCATGATGCTACTGGTCTACTCAATGGAGCTGTACATAATCTCTATGGAGAAAATGAAGTTCACTACCATATTGGCTCGCAATTTCGCAAGGATAACTCTTTTACTTCGCTATCCAATCTGCAAATAGAGTATAAACACTCCCTCGCATTCCATCCTTTCGGTGCAAAAAGTGCCATTTTTGGCGGATGGAAAATTCCCCTTGCAAAGAAAAAGGATGGATTTGGATCCGCAAAAGCTGATTATATGGTGGGATTAGCACTACAAAAGAATAATTGGCTATGGAATATCTCTTGTATGCGACTAGGAAAAATCCACCTCTTTGAATATGGAACTTCTCGTAAATGGTTAGTGAGTGGTTATGTAGGATATGCATACAAAAACTGGCTTTTTGAGTGGCGTACCATCTCTTCAGCTTTCAAATCACGCCACATTTCACTCGACTCTTGGTCAAATGTAGTGAATGTAGCATACAGTCTCAATAAACATACAAAAATATTTTTTACTGAAAATCTTGCCCCTTTTTACGGCAGTGCTGATTTTACAATTGGTGCAACATATCGTTTTTAA
- a CDS encoding chloride channel protein has product MIKKHLTEQTAILLSVTKWMILSTIVGIIIGSIVTLFLKIIQFAEHHQSSLPFPYYYTLPFVLMLVVWMIRTFAPSAEGHGTEKVIEAVHKKHGKIDLKVVPIKLIATVLTIFAGGSVGKEGPAGQIGAASASGLSDLLRFNDVDRKKIVICGISAGFASVFGTPIAGAIFGVEVLIIGVILYDVLLPSFIAGFAAFTTAQFLGIEYTYFDMHYYQSIALDIPLILKVVGAGLFFGLVSDIVVTSMNFMHKTIKKIPLNIYLKTFIIGSLLVLIGLLFGTQYLGLGMDTIKDTLNPDPYFAKDLPWYAFLLKAFTTSLTLSGGGSGGVITPIFYIGATSGHAFGAWFDYQHITLFAALGFVSVLSGATNAPIAATIMAVELFGLEIAHYAALSAVISFLVTGHRSVFPSQILAMKKSEILEVKIGEEIEKAEVELENRRYQKIRRRILRKKLRMKK; this is encoded by the coding sequence ATGATAAAAAAACATCTCACAGAGCAAACTGCAATTTTGCTTTCTGTTACAAAATGGATGATTCTCTCAACAATAGTGGGGATAATTATTGGCTCAATTGTTACACTCTTTCTCAAAATTATTCAATTTGCAGAGCACCACCAAAGTAGTCTTCCCTTTCCTTACTACTATACTCTTCCATTTGTTTTAATGCTTGTTGTATGGATGATTCGCACCTTTGCCCCTTCTGCTGAAGGTCACGGCACAGAAAAGGTGATCGAAGCAGTACACAAAAAGCATGGAAAAATTGATCTCAAAGTAGTCCCTATCAAACTTATCGCAACAGTTTTGACAATTTTTGCAGGTGGCTCTGTGGGAAAAGAGGGACCAGCTGGTCAAATAGGTGCTGCAAGTGCTTCGGGACTCAGTGATCTTTTGCGCTTTAATGATGTAGATCGTAAAAAAATAGTAATATGTGGTATTAGTGCCGGCTTTGCTTCAGTTTTTGGCACCCCCATTGCAGGGGCTATTTTTGGTGTGGAGGTTCTCATCATAGGCGTCATTTTATATGATGTACTCCTTCCCTCTTTTATTGCCGGATTTGCTGCTTTTACTACAGCGCAGTTTCTTGGTATTGAGTATACCTATTTTGATATGCACTACTACCAAAGCATAGCTCTTGATATCCCACTCATACTCAAAGTAGTAGGTGCAGGACTCTTCTTTGGTCTTGTAAGCGATATTGTGGTTACTTCTATGAACTTTATGCACAAAACTATCAAAAAGATACCTCTTAATATCTACCTCAAAACATTTATCATAGGCTCACTCTTAGTACTTATTGGACTTCTCTTTGGCACACAGTATCTTGGTCTTGGTATGGATACTATCAAAGATACTCTCAATCCCGATCCCTATTTTGCTAAAGATTTGCCATGGTATGCCTTTTTACTTAAAGCCTTCACCACCTCTCTCACTCTTAGTGGTGGGGGCAGTGGAGGTGTTATTACTCCGATATTTTACATAGGAGCAACAAGTGGACATGCTTTTGGCGCATGGTTTGATTACCAGCATATTACTCTCTTTGCTGCACTAGGTTTTGTGAGTGTCTTAAGTGGTGCTACAAATGCTCCAATTGCAGCTACCATCATGGCAGTAGAGCTCTTTGGACTTGAAATTGCACACTATGCAGCACTCAGTGCAGTGATTAGCTTTTTGGTTACAGGACACAGAAGTGTCTTTCCATCGCAAATTTTAGCAATGAAAAAGAGTGAGATACTTGAAGTAAAAATAGGTGAGGAGATAGAAAAAGCTGAAGTGGAGCTAGAAAACAGACGCTATCAAAAAATTCGAAGAAGAATTTTGCGCAAAAAACTTCGCATGAAAAAGTAG